AGAGTAACCCGTCCCCGAGGAGGACGTCATCGGACCGATCGAGCGAGGACTGAGGGTCAACGAGCAGATCCGCATCTCCCCCGTGCGGGTCATCAACGCGGAAGGCGCCATGCTGGGCGTCATGCCGACCAACAAGGCGCTCGAGGCCGCACGCGAGGCGGGGATGGACCTGGTCGAGGTGGCGCCGAACGAACGGCCGCCGGTCTGCAAGATCATCGACTACGGCAAGTTCAAGTACACCCAGAAGAAGCGTCTGACCAAGCAGAAGCAGCACCAGGTCCAGATCAAGGAGATCCGCGTCCGCCCCAAGACCGGCGATCATGACATCGAGGTCAAGGTGAAGCGGGCGAAGGAGTTCCTGGAAGCCAAGGACAAGGTGCTGGTCAACGTCCTCTTCCGGGGCCGCGAGCTGGCGCACATCGATGAAGGCCGCAGGGTGATGGACGAAGTTCTCCAGGCCCTCGAAGAAGTGGGCAAACTGGAGAAGACGCCCTCCATGGAAGGCCGAAGGATGACCGCCATCCTGGCCCCTCGGGCGTAACGCCCGGTCCGACGTCGACCCTGATTTTCGCCCGCCGGCGCGGATTTTCGTGCGCGTGCCGGCCGGGCAGTCTGGACGACGACGGCCTCGCTTTGCTACGATGTTCCGCTCGGCTCACGATCGGCGTCCCCCCGGACGAGCCGAATGCTTCACGGGCGTCGGGCCGCATCGAGCATGGCGGCCCGCCCACCCGAACCCGCGACGACGCTCCGCCCCCCTTCTGGGCGACCGCCCCGCGGCCGACACTTACTGGACTGAACAGGACGGTAGCGCAATGCCCAAGATGAAGACCCACAAGGGGATGAAGAAGCGGTTCAAGGTGTCGGCCACCGGCAAGGTCTCGCACAAGCGTTGCGGATCCTCGCACTTGAACAGCCACAAGAGCGGCAAGAAGATCCGTCGGCTCCGCAAGAAGAGCTGGCTGAGCGTCTCCGCCGAGACCAAGCGCGTGCGGAAGGCCGTCCGTCGCCGGATCTCGACCAATCCCCACGCCGTCGAGGCCGCCCGGCTCGCCGCCCAGGCCGAAGACAAGGCCCTGGAAGCCCAGGCCGCCGCCGCCCCCGCCGCCGAGTGACCGACTGATCCCGAATCCTCGAATCTCCTAGCGAAACGGGCCCCCGGACTCCGGCGAGCCCCACGAGAGTCTGAACCATGCGTGCAAGAAAAGGTGCGGCCCGCCGCCAGGCCAAGAATCGGCTGTTCAAGGCCGTCAAGGGGTTCGTCGGCGGCCGCGGGCGGCTGCTGAAGTCGGCCAAGGAGACCCTCCTCCGCGCCGGCATGTTCTCGTTCCGCGACCGCCGAGCCAAGAAGCGCGAATTCCGCCGCCTCTGGATCGTCCGCCTCAGCGCGGCCGCCGAGATGCGCGGGATCAAGTACAGCCGCTTCATCCACGGCCTGAAGCTCGCCAAGGTCGGCCTCGACCGCAAGAGCCTCTCCGACCTGGCCATCTACGACTCCGAGACCTTCGACGCCATCGTCGCCAAGGTTCGGGCCGAGCTGGACAAGTTCGACGAGGCCCTCAAGGCCCGTCAGCAGAAGGCTAAGACCGCCTGATTTTGACGCCCGACCCGAGCCGGATCGAGCCGAGATGACCCCCACCGGATCGCTTCAAGACGCCCTCCTGGAGCTGGAAGAGCTCCAGGCGAGGGCGCTGCACGCCTTCACGTCGGCCGCCTCTCCGGACGACGTCGAGGCCGCGCGCATCGAATACCTGGGCCTGAAGCAGGGACGGCTCAAGGCCGCCCAGGAACGGCTCAAGTCGCTGCCGTCGGACGGCAAGAAGGAATACGGGCGGCAGTTCAACGGCGTCAAGCAGGCCCTTGAGGCCGCATTCGACGCCGCCCGCGGCCGCGTCGAACGGAAGAAAGTGGCCGACGACGCGGTGGACGTCACCCTTCCGGGGATCGCTCCCCGCCTGGGCCGTCGCCACCCCCTGACGCAGACGGCCGAGGAACTCATCGACATCTTCGGCCGGCTCGGCTTCGCCGTGGCCCGCGGCCCCGAGGTCGAGGACGTTCACCACAACTTCGACGCTCTCAACATCCCCCCGGTCCATCCGGCCCGCGACCCTCTGGACAACTTCTACCTGTCCGAAGGGAGCATGCTCCGGAGCCAGACCAGCACCATCCAGATCCGGGTGATGGAGTCCCAGCCGCCCCCCGTCCGGGTGGTGGCCATCGGCCGGGTCTACCGGCCCGACACCGTCGATGCGACCCACTCGTTCATGTTCCATCAGATCGAAGGTTTGATGGTCGATGACGGCGTGACGATGGGCGACCTCAAGTCGATCCTCCGGTTGTTCGCCAAGAGTTATCTGGGCGAGGACGTCCAGATCCGCTTCCGGCCCTCGTTCTTCCCCTTCACGGAACCGAGCGTGGAAGTCGATATGCTCTGGCACGGCGGTCGCAGATGGGTTGAAATGGGTGGAGCGGGGATGGTCGACCCCAACGTGTTCAAGGCGGTTGGCTACGACCCCGAGCGGGTGACCGGCTTCGCCTTCGGCCTGGGGATTGAGCGGCTTTGCATGCGTCGGCACGGCATCGACGACATCCGCCTCCTCTACCAGAACGACGTCCGTTTCCTCGACCAGTTCTGACCCGAGCCGGCCGCCCGCAGCACCCACTTCGAGGCGAACAGCGATCGAACGCTCGTACCGAGCAGGGGGCCTCCGATGAACGAAGTCCAGGACAGCGTGATCGTGACCGCCGGGGCGACCGCCCACGGCGTCTGCGTACATCACCACGATTTTCCCGAGGTTCGCGCCGAGGGGCAATCGACCAAGGAGGCCGCGGCGCTGCTGGCGAACAAGCTGGCAGCCGCGATGGACACCGCCTTGACCGACTGGCGCCGGCAATCGCTGACCAAGGCGATCACCGACGTCTCTGAATACGTCAAGCGGGAAGGCTGAGCGGTGGCGACCGAGGAAGCCGAACCGGCGAAGACCGCCAAGGCCCGAAGGGCGCCAGCCCTGTCACGGGATCTCGGCGTCCTCGACGCCTCAATGCTCGTGATGGGAGCCATGATCGGCTCGGGCGTGTTCATCACGTCGGCCGAGTCGTCCCGGCAGGTCGGATCGCCCGGCTGGCTGCTGGTCGCCTGGGTTCTCGCCGGGCTGATGACCATCGCGGGCGCCCTCTCCGTGGGTGAACTGGCCGCCATGATGCCCAAAGCGGGCGGTCAGTACTACTTCCTGCGCACCGCCTACGGTTCTCTGGCGGGCTTCCTTTTCGGCTGGTCGATGTTCCTGGTCGTTCAGACCGGCACCATCGCGGCCGTGGCGGTGGCCTTCGCCAAGTTCCTCGGCGTCTTCATCCCTGGAGTTTCGGCCGAGAACGCGCTGGCCGAACTCCATCTGGGCCGTTATGCGCTTCGAATCACAACCCAGCAACTGACCGCCGTGGTCGTGATCGTCTTGCTGACGATCGCCAACACCCGCGGGCTGAAGCTCGGGGCGTTGATCCAGAATTCATTCACGTTCGCCAAGACGGCCGCCCTGATCGGCCTGATCCTGGTCTGCTTCGCGCTGGGGATCGACAAGCAGGCCGCCGCCTGGACGTCCAACTGGTGGAATCCCTGGGCGAACGGCTGGACTCCGCAGGCGGCCTACAACGGCTGGATCGGCCTCGACGGCGGACTCGGCCTGGTGCTCCTGGTGGGGCTGGCGATGGTCGGCCCGATCTTCTCGTCGTCGGCCTGGAACAACGTCACGTTCGTGGGCGAGGAAGCACGCGACCCCGCCCAGACGCTCCCCAAGGCGCTCTTGCGGGGAACCGTCGCCGTGATCGCCCTCTACTGGCTGGCGAACGTCGCCTATCTGGTGACGCTGCCGTTCGACGGCATCCAGCACGCCCCGCAGGACCGCGTCGGCACGGCGGCGATGGAAGCGGCCGTCGGGGCGAGCGGTCGCTACCTGATGGCGGGCGCGATCCTGATCTCGACCTTCGGCTGCGTCAACGGCCTGATCCTGGCCGGCGCGCGGGTCTACTACGCGATGGCCCGCGACCGTCTCTTCTTCCAGGCCGTGGCCAAGACCAACGAGCACCACGTTCCGGCCGTCGCGCTTTACGCCCAGGGCGTTTGGGCCAGCTTGCTGACCCTGCCGGCGACCGTCGGCGTCCATCCGGAGACGGGCGCGCCGACGTTTGGGAACCTCTAC
This genomic stretch from Paludisphaera rhizosphaerae harbors:
- the infC gene encoding translation initiation factor IF-3 codes for the protein MGPIERGLRVNEQIRISPVRVINAEGAMLGVMPTNKALEAAREAGMDLVEVAPNERPPVCKIIDYGKFKYTQKKRLTKQKQHQVQIKEIRVRPKTGDHDIEVKVKRAKEFLEAKDKVLVNVLFRGRELAHIDEGRRVMDEVLQALEEVGKLEKTPSMEGRRMTAILAPRA
- the rplT gene encoding 50S ribosomal protein L20; its protein translation is MRARKGAARRQAKNRLFKAVKGFVGGRGRLLKSAKETLLRAGMFSFRDRRAKKREFRRLWIVRLSAAAEMRGIKYSRFIHGLKLAKVGLDRKSLSDLAIYDSETFDAIVAKVRAELDKFDEALKARQQKAKTA
- the pheS gene encoding phenylalanine--tRNA ligase subunit alpha gives rise to the protein MTPTGSLQDALLELEELQARALHAFTSAASPDDVEAARIEYLGLKQGRLKAAQERLKSLPSDGKKEYGRQFNGVKQALEAAFDAARGRVERKKVADDAVDVTLPGIAPRLGRRHPLTQTAEELIDIFGRLGFAVARGPEVEDVHHNFDALNIPPVHPARDPLDNFYLSEGSMLRSQTSTIQIRVMESQPPPVRVVAIGRVYRPDTVDATHSFMFHQIEGLMVDDGVTMGDLKSILRLFAKSYLGEDVQIRFRPSFFPFTEPSVEVDMLWHGGRRWVEMGGAGMVDPNVFKAVGYDPERVTGFAFGLGIERLCMRRHGIDDIRLLYQNDVRFLDQF
- a CDS encoding APC family permease; amino-acid sequence: MATEEAEPAKTAKARRAPALSRDLGVLDASMLVMGAMIGSGVFITSAESSRQVGSPGWLLVAWVLAGLMTIAGALSVGELAAMMPKAGGQYYFLRTAYGSLAGFLFGWSMFLVVQTGTIAAVAVAFAKFLGVFIPGVSAENALAELHLGRYALRITTQQLTAVVVIVLLTIANTRGLKLGALIQNSFTFAKTAALIGLILVCFALGIDKQAAAWTSNWWNPWANGWTPQAAYNGWIGLDGGLGLVLLVGLAMVGPIFSSSAWNNVTFVGEEARDPAQTLPKALLRGTVAVIALYWLANVAYLVTLPFDGIQHAPQDRVGTAAMEAAVGASGRYLMAGAILISTFGCVNGLILAGARVYYAMARDRLFFQAVAKTNEHHVPAVALYAQGVWASLLTLPATVGVHPETGAPTFGNLYSELLEYIIPVDLLFCILMVAAVILMRRKAPFLNRPYKTLAYPLPPALYIGLASLLVADFLLLKPLTSGAGFLIVLTGLPVYFLWTRAQSKAAARPRTASPSPEPASE